A single window of Taeniopygia guttata chromosome 1, bTaeGut7.mat, whole genome shotgun sequence DNA harbors:
- the CHST10 gene encoding carbohydrate sulfotransferase 10 — protein MHHQWLLLAACFWVIFMFMVASKFITLTFKDPDGYGTKQEPLILTAVTKVEEVHVPEEKHWPEEFQPTGKAFSGNLIRQPLVHMERLELLRNVCRDAALRDLSHTAVSKFVLDRIFVCDKHKILFCQTPKVGNTQWKKVLIVLNGAFSSIEDIPENIVHDHEKNGLPRLSSFSDSEIKKRLNLYFKFFIVRDPFERLISAFKDKFVHNPRFEPWYRHEIAPGIIRKYRKNRTETKGLQFEDFVRYLGDPNHRWLDVQFGDHIIHWVTYVELCAPCEITYSVIGHHETLEDDAPYILKAAGIDHLVSYPTIPPGITVYNRTKVERYFSGISKRDIRRLYARFEGDFKLFGYREPDFLLN, from the exons ACTTTTAAAGACCCAGATG GCTATGGTACCAAGCAAGAGCCATTGATATTGACAGCTGTGACAAAAGTGGAGGAGGTACATGTGCCAGAGGAAAAACATTGGCCTGAAGAATTCCAG CcaactggaaaagctttttcaggAAATCTGATCCGCCAGCCCCTGGTTCATATGGAAAGACTTGAGCTTCTCAGGAATGTCTGCAGAGACGCTGCATTGAGAGATCTCTCTCATACTGCAGTTTCCAAATTTGTCTTGGACCGAATATTTGTGTGTGACAAGCACAAGATCCTGTTTTGTCAGACACCAAAAGTGGGCAACACTCAGTGGAAAAAAGTTTTGATCGTTTTAAATG GAGCATTTTCTTCCATAGAAGATATCCCAGAAAACATTGTACATGATCATGAGAAGAATGGCCTTCCACGCTTGTCCTCCTTCAGTGactctgaaattaaaaaacG ACTGAATTTATACTTCAAGTTTTTTATTGTTAGAGATCCATTTGAAAGACTTATTTCTGCGTTTAAGGACAAGTTTGTGCACAATCCTCGGTTTGAACCTTGGTACCGGCATGAAATTGCTCCCGGCATCATTCGTAAGTACAGGAAGAATCGCACAGAGACCAAAGGGCTGCAGTTCGAGGATTTTGTGCGCTACCTGGGGGACCCTAATCACCGATGGCTGGATGTTCAGTTTGGTGACCACATCATTCACTGGGTAACATACGTGGAACTTTGTGCTCCCTGTGAAATCACATACAGTGTGATCGGACACCACGAAACCCTGGAGGACGATGCTCCGTATATCTTGAAAGCAGCTGGCATAGACCACTTGGTATCATACCCCACAATCCCACCAGGCATAACAGTGTACAACAGAACAAAAGTAGAGCGGTATTTTTCAGGAATTAGCAAGAGAGACATAAGACGCCTCTATGCACGATTTGAAGGCGATTTTAAACTCTTTGGTTATCGTGAGCCTGATTTCTTGCTTAACTGA